A genomic window from Arvicola amphibius chromosome 5, mArvAmp1.2, whole genome shotgun sequence includes:
- the Ppp1r3d gene encoding protein phosphatase 1 regulatory subunit 3D — MSRGPGSAPLPPTPGLRKHAPRSFSCLSDLDPRPCRPPGCDPRLQPIIQRRARSLPSSPERRAKASGTPGTTCRAGCNRQLRVRFADALGLELTQVKVFNAGDDPSVPLHVLSRLAINSDLCCSSQELEFKLQCLVPDFPPPVEAPGFGDRLARQLVCLERVTCSDLGISGTVRVRNVAFEKQVAVRYTYSGWRSVHEAVARWRGPAGAEGTEDIFAFGFPVPPFLLELGSHVLFALRYRVAGAEYWDNNDGRDYSLTCRSHALHMPRGECEESWIHFI; from the coding sequence ATGTCCAGAGGCCCGGGCTCTGCCCCGTTGCCCCCGACCCCGGGGTTACGGAAACACGCTCCTCGCAGCTTCAGCTGTCTCTCGGATCTGGATCCGCGACCCTGCAGACCCCCGGGCTGCGACCCTCGGCTGCAGCCCATCATCCAGCGGCGCGCGCGCTCCCTGCCCAGCTCCCCCGAGCGCCGTGCCAAGGCTTCGGGAACTCCAGGCACTACGTGCCGAGCCGGCTGCAACCGGCAGCTCCGTGTGCGCTTCGCTGACGCGCTGGGCTTGGAGCTGACGCAGGTCAAGGTGTTCAACGCAGGGGACGACCCGTCCGTGCCGCTGCACGTGCTGTCGCGCCTTGCCATCAACTCGGACCTGTGCtgcagcagccaggagctggagttCAAGCTGCAGTGCCTGGTTCCCGACTTCCCCCCGCCGGTCGAAGCCCCGGGCTTTGGAGATCGCCTGGCAAGGCAGCTGGTGTGCCTGGAACGTGTCACCTGCTCCGACCTGGGCATCAGCGGCACAGTGCGCGTGCGCAACGTGGCCTTCGAGAAGCAGGTAGCAGTACGCTACACCTACTCTGGCTGGCGCAGCGTGCATGAGGCCGTGGCTCGTTGGAGAGGGCCTGCTGGTGCCGAGGGTACCGAGGACATCTTTGCCTTTGGCTTTCCCGTGCCACCTTTCCTGCTGGAGCTCGGCTCCCACGTACTCTTTGCACTGCGCTACCGCGTGGCTGGTGCTGAGTACTGGGACAACAACGATGGTCGCGACTATAGCCTTACTTGTCGCAGTCATGCCCTGCACATGCCACGCGGGGAGTGCGAAGAGAGCTGGATCCACTTCATCTGA